In Anas acuta chromosome 5, bAnaAcu1.1, whole genome shotgun sequence, a single window of DNA contains:
- the GNPNAT1 gene encoding glucosamine 6-phosphate N-acetyltransferase → MMPVATVMPDDTPMFDPSILHELDWSENTTTFSPAISPLEPGDGLVMRPLCTADVNRGFFKVLGQLTETGVVSPEQFIKTFEHMKRSGDYYVTVVEDTNLGQIVATATLVIEHKFTHSCAKRGRIEDVVVSGECRGKQLGKLLTSTLTLLSKRLNCYKITLECLPKNVAFYKKFGYSVSEENYMFQRFFN, encoded by the exons ATGATGCCTGTTGCAACCGTGATGCCTGATGACACGCCGATGTTTGACCCCAGTATTCTTCACGAGCTTGACTGGAGCGAGAACACGACGACGTTTTCTCCTGCTATTTCTCCGCTGGAGCCAGGAGATGGCCTAGTAATGAGACCACTGTGCACGGCTGATGTAAATCGAG GCTTTTTCAAGGTTCTGGGTCAGCTGACTGAAACGGGAGTTGTGAGCCCAGAGCAGTTTATCA AAACCTTTGAGCACATGAAGAGATCTGGAGATTACTACGTTACTGTCGTAGAAGATACGAATCTCGGGCAGATTGTTGCTACAGCAACGCTGGTTATAGAACATAAGTTCACTCACTCCTGTGCAAAG AGAGGAAGGATAGAAGACGTAGTAGTAAGCGGGGagtgcagaggaaagcagcTTGGGAAACT ATTAACGTCCACTCTTACACTACTAAGTAAGAGACTGAACTGTTACAAAATCACGCTGGAGTGTCTGCCAAAAAACGTGGCTTTCTACAAGAAGTTTGGCTACTCGgtatctgaagaaaattatatgTTTCAACGGTTCTTTAATTAA